A single region of the Variovorax terrae genome encodes:
- a CDS encoding PP2C family protein-serine/threonine phosphatase — translation MKFSVFQVSRRGGREKNEDRMGYCYTRESGLFVLADGMGGHPEGEVAAQLALQTVSALYQKEARPTVKDATEFLASALMAAHHQIIRYASEKGMLDTPRTTLVAAVVQGNSAIWVHCGDSRLYVVREGELLTRTRDHSYIEQQNAGVIRLDRINRNILFTCLGSPTKPVFDVTGPVVLQQGDKILLCSDGLWGSLNDNEIVRLLSAQSVSDAVPELVEQALRKGGEHSDNVTVVALEWETPDSFESTRGISTDSISDGVFASTIQAGVLDTMVEDLDDAAIERSIAEINEAIRRSAARKA, via the coding sequence ATGAAGTTTTCCGTCTTCCAGGTCAGCCGCCGGGGCGGCCGCGAGAAAAACGAAGACCGCATGGGCTATTGCTACACGCGCGAGTCGGGGCTGTTCGTGCTGGCCGACGGCATGGGCGGCCATCCCGAGGGCGAAGTGGCCGCGCAATTGGCCCTGCAGACCGTTTCGGCGCTGTACCAGAAGGAGGCGCGGCCCACGGTCAAGGATGCGACCGAGTTCCTGGCCTCTGCGCTGATGGCGGCGCATCACCAGATCATCCGCTACGCGAGCGAAAAGGGCATGCTCGACACGCCGCGCACCACGCTGGTGGCCGCCGTCGTGCAGGGCAACAGCGCCATCTGGGTGCACTGCGGCGATTCGCGCCTGTACGTCGTGCGCGAAGGCGAGTTGCTCACGCGCACGCGCGACCACTCCTACATCGAGCAGCAGAACGCGGGCGTGATCCGGCTCGACCGCATCAACCGCAACATCCTGTTCACCTGCCTGGGCTCGCCCACCAAGCCCGTGTTCGACGTGACCGGGCCGGTGGTGCTGCAGCAGGGCGACAAGATCCTGCTGTGCTCCGACGGCTTGTGGGGCAGCCTGAACGACAACGAGATCGTGCGCCTGCTGAGCGCGCAGTCCGTTTCCGACGCCGTGCCCGAACTCGTGGAGCAGGCGCTGCGCAAGGGCGGCGAGCACAGCGACAACGTGACCGTGGTGGCGCTGGAGTGGGAAACCCCCGATTCCTTCGAGTCCACGCGCGGCATCTCTACCGACAGCATCAGCGATGGCGTGTTCGCCTCCACCATCCAGGCCGGCGTGCTCGACACCATGGTCGAGGATCTCGATGACGCCGCCATCGAGCGCTCCATCGCCGAGATCAACGAGGCCATCCGGCGCTCCGCCGCACGCAAGGCCTGA
- the rph gene encoding ribonuclease PH, with the protein MSEFKRSGERAADQLRPVRITRGYTIHAEGSVLIEFGATKVLCTASVEDKVPPHKRGSGEGWVTAEYGMLPRATHTRGDREAARGKQSGRTQEIQRLIGRSMRAVFDLQKLGERTIHLDCDVLQADGGTRTAAITGAFVAAQDAVNKLLAEGKLPASPILGPVAAVSVGIVDGTPLLDLEYTEDSACGTDMNVVMTGAGNFVEVQGTAEGAAFTRRELDALLALAEKGIGELVALQQKSLSNK; encoded by the coding sequence ATGAGCGAATTCAAGAGAAGCGGCGAGCGCGCCGCAGACCAGCTGCGCCCGGTGCGCATCACCCGCGGCTACACCATCCACGCCGAAGGCTCGGTGCTGATCGAGTTCGGCGCCACCAAGGTGCTGTGCACCGCCTCGGTCGAGGACAAGGTGCCGCCGCACAAGCGCGGCAGCGGTGAAGGCTGGGTCACGGCCGAGTACGGCATGCTGCCCCGGGCCACCCACACGCGCGGCGACCGCGAGGCCGCGCGCGGCAAGCAGAGCGGCCGCACCCAGGAAATCCAGCGCCTGATCGGCCGTTCGATGCGCGCCGTGTTCGATCTGCAAAAGCTCGGCGAGCGCACCATCCACCTCGACTGCGATGTGTTGCAGGCCGACGGCGGCACGCGCACGGCCGCGATCACGGGCGCATTCGTGGCCGCCCAGGACGCGGTGAACAAGCTGCTGGCCGAAGGCAAGCTGCCGGCATCGCCCATCCTCGGGCCGGTGGCGGCCGTCTCGGTCGGCATTGTCGACGGCACGCCGCTGCTCGACCTCGAATACACCGAAGACTCGGCCTGCGGCACCGACATGAACGTGGTGATGACCGGCGCCGGCAACTTCGTGGAGGTGCAGGGCACGGCCGAAGGCGCGGCGTTCACGCGCCGAGAGCTTGACGCGCTGCTTGCGCTGGCCGAAAAGGGGATCGGCGAACTCGTGGCGCTGCAACAGAAATCGCTATCAAATAAATAG
- the gmk gene encoding guanylate kinase — protein sequence MDYPGNLFVVAAPSGAGKSSLVKALMELDSRVQPSVSHTTRAPRGQEKHGREYFFVSQQEFDGMVLAEAFVEWAHVHGQRYGTSKKAIEDRIVQGADVILEIDFQGALQIKKVFANAVLIFILPPSWEELRSRLERRGEDSAEVIELRLRNAALEMAQAREFDFVIINELFERALFDLKAIVHAQRLKFAAQRRARADTFQALNIT from the coding sequence ATGGACTATCCCGGAAATCTCTTTGTCGTTGCGGCCCCGAGCGGGGCCGGCAAGTCCAGCCTGGTCAAGGCGCTGATGGAGCTCGACTCGCGTGTGCAGCCCTCGGTCTCCCACACCACGCGCGCACCGCGCGGCCAGGAAAAGCACGGGCGCGAGTACTTCTTCGTGTCGCAACAGGAGTTCGACGGCATGGTGCTCGCCGAAGCCTTCGTCGAATGGGCCCATGTGCACGGCCAGCGCTACGGCACCTCCAAGAAAGCCATCGAAGACCGCATCGTCCAGGGAGCGGACGTGATCCTGGAAATCGACTTCCAGGGCGCCCTCCAGATCAAGAAGGTCTTCGCCAACGCGGTGCTGATCTTCATCCTGCCGCCCAGTTGGGAAGAGCTGCGCTCACGGCTCGAGCGCCGCGGCGAGGACTCGGCCGAAGTCATCGAGCTGCGCCTCAGAAATGCCGCGCTGGAGATGGCGCAAGCCCGGGAATTCGATTTCGTTATAATCAACGAGTTATTTGAGCGAGCGCTTTTCGACCTGAAAGCGATTGTTCACGCCCAGCGGCTCAAGTTTGCGGCCCAGCGCCGCGCCCGAGCCGACACCTTCCAAGCACTCAACATCACCTGA
- the rdgB gene encoding RdgB/HAM1 family non-canonical purine NTP pyrophosphatase: MKIVLASNNPGKLAELQAMFAPLGVELVRQAELGIPEAEEPYRTFVENALTKARHAARASGLPAVADDAGLCVDAFGGLPGVDTAYYATQFGYEKGDANNVRALLEQMQGVDNRRAALVSTLVAVRSPEDPEPLIAVGRVVGEIAREPAGHHGFGFDPVMFIPEFGQTFAQLPVEVKNAHSHRGRSARQMIELMRERWIV, from the coding sequence ATGAAAATTGTCCTGGCATCCAACAATCCCGGCAAGCTGGCAGAGCTGCAGGCCATGTTTGCGCCGCTCGGCGTCGAGCTGGTGCGCCAGGCCGAGCTGGGCATTCCCGAGGCCGAGGAGCCCTATCGCACCTTCGTCGAGAACGCCTTGACCAAGGCCCGCCACGCCGCTCGTGCCAGCGGCCTGCCGGCCGTGGCCGACGATGCCGGGCTGTGCGTCGATGCCTTCGGCGGCCTGCCCGGGGTGGACACGGCCTACTACGCCACGCAGTTCGGCTATGAGAAGGGCGACGCCAACAATGTGCGCGCGCTGCTGGAGCAGATGCAGGGCGTGGACAACCGGCGCGCGGCGCTGGTCAGCACGCTGGTGGCGGTGCGCTCGCCCGAAGATCCCGAACCGCTGATCGCCGTGGGGCGGGTGGTGGGCGAGATCGCGCGCGAGCCCGCCGGCCACCATGGCTTCGGCTTCGACCCCGTGATGTTCATCCCCGAATTCGGCCAGACCTTCGCGCAACTGCCGGTCGAGGTGAAGAACGCCCACAGCCACCGCGGTCGCTCGGCCCGGCAGATGATCGAACTGATGCGCGAACGCTGGATCGTATGA
- a CDS encoding serine/threonine protein kinase yields MSKVKPAPLPPDTVIGGYRVVRKLSAGGFGVVYLAVDNEGQQVAIKEYLPSSLATRAPGELLPQVQPEKLSLYRLGLKSFFEEGRSLAQISHASVVSVLNFFRENETVYMVMNYLEGATLQDFIITARELKKQKVFRESTIRSLFDEILRGLRIVHQHKMLHLDIKPANIFITDDNKAVMIDFGAAREVLSKEGNFIRPMYTPGFAAPEMYRRDSSMGPWTDIYAIGACIYACMQGYPPNDAPQRLEKDRLALALSRLRGVYSDNLIEVVEWCMSLDPLSRPQSVFALQKELSREGERRYTKLTVGEKMRLQFDNMVSDGKKNLRKATGFGAKLK; encoded by the coding sequence ATGTCAAAGGTCAAACCAGCGCCGTTGCCACCCGATACCGTGATTGGCGGCTATCGCGTGGTGCGCAAGCTGTCGGCCGGGGGCTTCGGGGTGGTCTACTTGGCGGTGGACAACGAAGGCCAGCAGGTCGCCATCAAGGAATACCTGCCCTCGTCCCTGGCCACGCGGGCACCGGGCGAGTTGCTGCCCCAGGTGCAGCCCGAAAAGCTGTCCCTGTACCGCCTGGGCCTCAAGAGCTTCTTCGAGGAAGGCCGTTCGCTCGCGCAGATCTCGCACGCTTCCGTGGTGAGCGTGCTCAATTTCTTCCGTGAGAACGAAACCGTCTACATGGTGATGAACTACCTGGAAGGGGCGACCCTGCAGGATTTCATCATCACTGCGCGCGAGCTGAAGAAGCAGAAGGTGTTCCGCGAATCCACCATCCGCTCGCTGTTCGACGAGATCCTGCGAGGCCTGCGCATCGTGCACCAGCACAAGATGCTGCACCTGGACATCAAGCCGGCCAACATCTTCATCACCGACGACAACAAGGCCGTGATGATCGACTTCGGCGCCGCGCGCGAAGTGCTGAGCAAGGAAGGCAACTTCATCCGCCCGATGTACACGCCCGGCTTCGCCGCACCCGAGATGTACCGTCGCGACTCGTCCATGGGCCCGTGGACCGACATCTACGCCATCGGCGCCTGCATCTACGCCTGCATGCAGGGCTACCCGCCCAACGACGCGCCCCAGCGGCTCGAGAAGGACCGTCTGGCGCTGGCCCTCTCGCGCCTGCGCGGCGTGTACTCCGACAACCTGATCGAGGTGGTGGAGTGGTGCATGTCGCTCGACCCGCTGTCGCGCCCGCAGTCGGTGTTCGCGCTGCAGAAGGAGCTCAGCCGCGAAGGCGAGCGCCGCTACACCAAGCTCACGGTGGGCGAGAAGATGCGCCTGCAGTTCGACAACATGGTGTCGGACGGCAAGAAGAACCTGCGCAAAGCCACCGGTTTCGGAGCCAAGCTCAAATGA
- a CDS encoding YicC/YloC family endoribonuclease, which yields MPVYSMTGYASTQRSAAAAGSDADARSHTSSRLGLEIRSVNSRFLDLTFRLPEELRQHEPALRELLTARLKRGKVEVRAAIESSSSNLLPDPSPRLLQRLNALQDGVRAWLPDAAALSVADVIRLSATDSTTDTDWSGAVAQLADQALKDLLAAREREGERLAVMLRDRLMQLRALAQQAGPLVPQLVEQQRNRFVERWKEAMALAEGTALPEAAQDRALTEATAFAIRIDVAEELTRLASHLDEIERLLAKGGEVGKRLDFLIQELHREANTMGSKSAALELTRISVDMKVLIEQMREQVQNIE from the coding sequence ATGCCAGTTTACAGCATGACCGGCTACGCCAGTACCCAGCGCAGCGCGGCTGCCGCGGGGTCCGATGCCGACGCCAGGAGCCATACGTCCAGCCGCCTGGGGCTTGAAATCCGCTCGGTCAACAGCCGCTTCCTGGACTTGACGTTTCGCCTGCCCGAGGAACTGCGCCAGCATGAGCCGGCCTTGCGCGAACTGCTGACGGCCCGGCTCAAGCGCGGCAAGGTGGAAGTCCGCGCCGCGATCGAAAGCTCGTCGTCCAACCTCCTGCCCGACCCCTCGCCGCGTTTGCTGCAGCGGCTCAATGCCTTGCAGGACGGCGTGCGCGCCTGGCTGCCGGACGCCGCGGCCCTCAGCGTGGCCGATGTCATCCGCCTGTCCGCCACCGACAGCACCACGGACACGGATTGGAGCGGCGCGGTGGCCCAGCTGGCCGACCAGGCACTCAAAGACCTGCTGGCCGCACGCGAACGCGAGGGCGAGCGGCTCGCCGTCATGCTGCGCGACCGCCTGATGCAGCTGCGCGCCCTGGCCCAGCAAGCCGGGCCGCTGGTGCCGCAGCTCGTCGAGCAGCAGCGCAACCGCTTCGTGGAACGCTGGAAAGAGGCCATGGCCCTGGCCGAAGGCACGGCCCTCCCCGAAGCCGCCCAGGACCGCGCACTGACCGAGGCCACGGCCTTCGCCATCCGCATCGACGTGGCCGAGGAACTGACCCGGCTGGCCTCCCATCTTGATGAAATCGAGCGCCTCCTGGCCAAGGGCGGCGAGGTCGGCAAGCGGCTCGACTTCCTGATCCAGGAGCTGCACCGCGAGGCCAACACCATGGGCTCCAAATCCGCGGCGCTGGAGCTCACGCGCATCTCGGTCGACATGAAAGTGCTGATCGAGCAGATGCGCGAGCAGGTGCAGAACATCGAGTGA
- the rpoZ gene encoding DNA-directed RNA polymerase subunit omega: MARITVEDCLQQIPNRFQLVLAATYRARMLSQGHAPKIESKNKPGVTALREIAEGKIGLEMLKKVPN; the protein is encoded by the coding sequence ATGGCCCGCATCACCGTTGAAGATTGCCTGCAACAGATCCCGAACCGTTTCCAACTGGTGCTGGCCGCGACCTACCGCGCGCGCATGCTGAGCCAGGGTCACGCGCCCAAGATCGAGAGCAAGAACAAGCCCGGCGTTACCGCGCTGCGTGAGATCGCCGAAGGCAAGATCGGCCTGGAAATGCTCAAGAAAGTGCCAAACTGA